The genomic window AAACGCGGAAAGATCGGATTCCCGCTTCTCTCGCGCGAAAATCCTCCGCACGGGCATGTTCTTCCATTTCCTTGAGCGTTCCCGGCTCACGGCGGATCGCCGGAATGAAGATCTTTCTTTTCACACTCGATTTCGAATCGTGCAGGGTGGACCAGGCGGCGGCGCAACCCAAGTCCCTGAGAGTGGGCCTGATGGAACCCTGCCTCCCTGCCTCTCTTTGTGCCGGGCCCTCCGGATATCTTCGGCCGGAGACCTTTCATGCTTCGTTGTGAGCCCCCGGCTCATGAAGGTGCGTCAAAAGTAGCGGGGGCAACCCCGTTATTCATATTAGCGTAATTTGGGCGGTTAATGATGTCAATTCCGAATCCGTTCATTACAACTTGTTCATCGACAGTCCGTGACGGTCCCGTTCCGGGGCTGCAGGGACGCTCTCGCGACCTTCCATTCGAACGCGCGCGGGCCGGGAAGTGAAGCCGGACCGGCTTTCCTGCGGCCGCTGTAACGGCGCCTTCTTCAATGGCCGGCCGGCCCCGATTTATCCATGCCCGGACATTTTTCTTTTAGCCCTGACCGACAGAACATAGTAATATCAACCGTTCGACTTCTTCCTCGCCTGGGGCTCGCCGCTCGCAGCCGGGACAACCCATTCAGGGAGAATCAGTGAGCATGCGGAAAACCGATACTCTCATTGGAAAGCAGATCGATCAGTTCCGACTCGACCAGTTCATTGCCCGGGGCGCCATGGGCGCCGTCTTCAAGGCGTTCGACGCGGTACTCGCCAGGACCATCGCTTTGAAGCTCATTCCCAAGGAGATCGAAGAAGGCCTGTCGGAAGCGGAAGTGTTCACGCGCGAAGAATCCAAGAAGCGCCTGATACAGGAAGCCAAGGCCGCCGGACGGCTGGCCCACCCCAATATCGTCACCATTCATTCTTACGGCGAGACCGATGAGTTCCAGTATATCTGCATGGAGTACGTGAGCGGGAAGACGCTCACGCAGGTTCTCAGCGAACGCAAGCCTCTGTCCGAAGAGGAGGCCGTCTCCATTTTTGTGCAGGTGCTGTCGGCCCTGGAAGCCGCCAACAAGGAAGAAATCATCCATCGGGACATCAAACCCGCCAACATCATGATCACCGACGAGAACCGGGTGAAAGTGATGGACTTCGGCATCGCCAAGCTGCCTTCCCTTTCCATGACCGTCACCGGAATGGTCCTGGGCACGCCTTACTACATGTCCCCCGAGCAGATCGCCGGGAAGAAGGTCGATATCCGTTCCGACATCTTTTCCGTCGGGACGGTTCTATACGAAGTCATGACCGGGGAGAAACCTTTCGTCGGGGAAAGCACCGCCACCATCACTTACAAGATCATGGCGCTCGATCCGACACCGCCCGCCGTGATCAACAGGAATCTCTCCCAGCCGATGGCGGACATCATCGTCAAGGCGCTCGCCAAGAACCCGGATCAGCGCTTCCAGACGCCCACGGAAATGATGCTCGCCTTGAGAGCACTCGTGCAAAGACCTCACGCGTACCCGGACGATGCCACGCTCGCCGGAACGGTGATCGGAGAACCGGACTTCGACCAGACGGTGAGGGCCGAAATACCGGAAGCCGTGAAGTCCGCCGCCCGGATCGGCTCCGTGCGGCCGCCGGGCCCGCGCCCACCGGAGCCCGCGCCGCCTCGGAGGATTTCACTGGACCCGAGAAAGCCCGCCGAACGCGAACCGCTCCGCAGCGACGGCACAGGGGCGCGCGTGTCGCCGTCTCCTGGCCCCGGAGAGGAACAGACGGACATCCCGGTCCTGACGCTGACGCAGGGTCCGGCCGGGAAACGCGGGGTAAAGATGAAAGGGCTCGGCATAGCCCTGTTGACGATCCTCGTCGCGCTCGCGGGATTCCTCGTCTACAGGTCGTTGAGGAGTCCCGGGGTGCCGTCGCCGAGGCCCTCCATCCCCCCTCCGACGTCGCGATCCGCGCCGGTCACCACGCGCGCCACCCAGCCGCCGCCCACCCCGACCACGGCGCCCCCGGCCACGATTCCCCCGGCGACATCCATGCCGCCCCTGGACCAGCTCACACCGGGCAAGGACAAGACCACGGCTTCCGTGGAACCGCTTCTCGTCGAGGCGCAGAATCAATCCGCGAGCAACCCGGCCGAGGCGCAGAAGCTTCTCGAGGAAGCGCTCCGCCTCGATCCGAACCGGTTCGAAACCATTTTGACGATGGCGCGGCTGCAGGCATCCAGAAAGGACTATTCGGCCGCCGTTCAATATTACCGGGACGCCGTGCGCGTCAACGGCAACGCCCCGGAGGCCTATTCCGAAATGGGTGCGCTCCAGCAGGCGCAGGGCGACTATGCGAGCGCCATCAGGAGTTACGAAGCCGGCCTGGCGCTGAGGCCCTCCCATCCTGACGAGCTGCTCGCGAACGTGGCATTCTGCCACGATAAGCTCAACAACCCCGATCAGGCACGGCGCTACTACGAACAAGCCCTGGAGATCAACCCCAACAACCGCGCGGCCCTCGCCTTTCTGGACAGCCTGAGTCCGGCGACGACGCAGCCGAAAACCCCCATCGCGTCGCCGCGGGCGCCGGACACCGACTCGCCCTCCCGGGCCGTCCGGGTGGAGGGGAAATACAACGTCGAGGGCCAGAACCCCAACGGCACATCCTATCACGGCACCGCCACGATCAAGCGGAGCGTGTCCGGGTACACCGTCACCTGGAACGTCGGCGGGAAGAGCTACACGGGCAGCGGTCCGCTGGTCGGCAGGACCCTCACCGTCAAGTGGCGAGGTTCCCGGGGCGCGACCGGGGCGGTGGTGTATACGGTCACCGCAACGGGCGTGCTCAAAGGGGTGTGGGGCCCCAACAGCTCGGGCCTGGAAACGCTCACGCCGATCAACTGAGCACGCGGGACGCCATTCGCCCGTCGCGCTCGCGCAAATGCCGTTTTGTCGTTTCCTGTTTTTCCGGTAACGCCTCGATCAGGCGTACTCTCGAATCCAAGACATCCGCGAGCGTGGTGCAGCCGTTTCGAGGAGCCTCTTCGAAGGGGTCCCCCGTTCGGAGGGGACCGGTCCGGTCTCCGCCGCGAGGGGAACTTCGATCCCGGGCCGGCGGGCACCGGTGTCTCCATGTATTTGAGGGTGAATGTTTATGTTTTTTTGCAGGATTGCCGTGTCTTGATTTGGATGGAAGAGAGCGTCCATTCGCGCGCGTCGGAGCCGACACCGAGGTGCGTTCAAGATGACGCTACACCTGCCCGTCGGGAGGTGTTGCGGGCAGGGATCCTCCCTACGGACCGATGTATCCGTCAGACGTAGGGGAGGACGGTATGTCCTCCCGCCAATGCACTCATCTTGAACACAATTCCCCATGGCGCCGGCGTCACCCGCGAAGCATGAAAACAGACTCTCGAGGGAGTCTATTTTCTAGGTAATTATCCATGATGCTGCGCTTCACCCGCGAAGCATGAAAACAGTTTCACCCGGGAATCCATTTTCCAGGTGACCGTGTGAAAATATGCGGCCTGTTGGCATCGGTCCATGGAGCGCTCCGCTCCATGAACCGTTTTAACCTGTTGAGTTCGACCCCGTCAAAAAGCGATCGAAGGAGCACGACGGATCATGATCAACCCGGAAAGCCTGGTTGGCAGGCAGATCGACCAATTCAGGCTGGATCAATACCTGGCAAGAGGGGCGATGGGGCTGGTGTTCAGGGCCTTCGACACCGTGCTGGTGCGCACGGTGGCCCTCAAGCTGATTCCCAAGGCCATCGAGGAAGGGCTGTCCAAGGAAGAGCTCGCCGCACGGGAAGAGGCGCGCAAAAGGCTGATCCAGGAAGCCAAGGCGGCGGGACGCCTGACCCACCCCAATATCGTCACCATTCATTCCTACGGCGAGTCGGAGGAGTTCGAGTACATCTGCATGGAATTCGTGACCGGGGAAACCCTGGCGCACATGCTGAGGGAACGCAAGGCCGTTCCCATCGAGGATGCGATTCCGATCGTGGAGCAGATACTGCTCGCCCTGCAAACCGCCAACCAGGAAAAAATCGTTCATCGGGACATCAAGCCTTCCAACGTGATGGTCACCCTCGACAAGCGGGTCAAAGTGATGGACTTCGGCATCGCGAAGCTGCCGTCTCTGTCGATGACCATCACCGGAACGGTCCTCGGAACGCCTTACTACATGTCTCCCGAGCAGATATCGGGGCAGAAGGTCGATATCCGCTCCGATATTTTTTCCCTCGGAGCGGTCTTTTACGAGATGCTGACGGGAGAGCGGCCCTTCGAGG from Syntrophobacter fumaroxidans MPOB includes these protein-coding regions:
- a CDS encoding protein kinase domain-containing protein, whose amino-acid sequence is MRKTDTLIGKQIDQFRLDQFIARGAMGAVFKAFDAVLARTIALKLIPKEIEEGLSEAEVFTREESKKRLIQEAKAAGRLAHPNIVTIHSYGETDEFQYICMEYVSGKTLTQVLSERKPLSEEEAVSIFVQVLSALEAANKEEIIHRDIKPANIMITDENRVKVMDFGIAKLPSLSMTVTGMVLGTPYYMSPEQIAGKKVDIRSDIFSVGTVLYEVMTGEKPFVGESTATITYKIMALDPTPPAVINRNLSQPMADIIVKALAKNPDQRFQTPTEMMLALRALVQRPHAYPDDATLAGTVIGEPDFDQTVRAEIPEAVKSAARIGSVRPPGPRPPEPAPPRRISLDPRKPAEREPLRSDGTGARVSPSPGPGEEQTDIPVLTLTQGPAGKRGVKMKGLGIALLTILVALAGFLVYRSLRSPGVPSPRPSIPPPTSRSAPVTTRATQPPPTPTTAPPATIPPATSMPPLDQLTPGKDKTTASVEPLLVEAQNQSASNPAEAQKLLEEALRLDPNRFETILTMARLQASRKDYSAAVQYYRDAVRVNGNAPEAYSEMGALQQAQGDYASAIRSYEAGLALRPSHPDELLANVAFCHDKLNNPDQARRYYEQALEINPNNRAALAFLDSLSPATTQPKTPIASPRAPDTDSPSRAVRVEGKYNVEGQNPNGTSYHGTATIKRSVSGYTVTWNVGGKSYTGSGPLVGRTLTVKWRGSRGATGAVVYTVTATGVLKGVWGPNSSGLETLTPIN